AACCAGAGGATATTATTGCTTATACGGCATTATAAAGAAgagtattatttaataatacatcAACATAAATTAATAGTAGCTTATCCAATGTATTATACTGGAATAGCTCCTGAAAAATCGATATATAGCTATAAAGGTTTTTATGAAAGAGGAGATGATGACTTTGATAAACAGAATAAAAGAGGACATGATAGATGCATGAAATATGAAATGAATCTTCATGAAAGGTCAAGTATTCCTGTCTTCAAAGGGTTTAATGATAAGTCTTTTTCTATGTGTTGTTCCTGTTTCGATATTCCTTTtgcatatgaaaatattaatactgTATATCCGGATTTCCCTAAAGATATGCGTTTAGAATGTCCTACAGATAACAGGTGGAATAggaaattatttaaagaaagaCTAGTGTCTATTAAGAGAAGTGTTCGTCATTTACTACCATTCTATGCAATATTTCGTTTTAAAAAggaagtaaaattatatcttatttttaatattacaattataaaaaaggaaaaaagttTTTCCGACtactataatttatatgaagaaaaaacaaatttaacTGCAACAAGTTATAGATATGTATTAGATGAGTTAACcaattttatgaacatatatgaTAACAACAAGATAGTTAGTATATCTTATTCTTCATCCGCCTTTgatgatattattattcctaaattttataataattatttattatacccATTTTATCCTGAAGAattgtataatattaaatatgacACGTTAGATTATGGATGCTCATACAACATAGCTGATAAATTTGAATGTATAGAAAGTGATGAAAGTAGGTGTACATATACTGAATCTAACTGCTTAAAGAAAACTATACTAATACCAAGACACTATATTTCACAGAGTAGTGAAGAAGTTTGTGGGATCATAGGTTCTAATCTTAATTCAAGTGAGAAGGAACAACACTGTGTTGCTAAACATGAATGTATTCAAAATACAGTAGaatcatatttaaataaagcaaaagaaTTTACAAAAGGAAATGAAGATATAGTCACAAAATTACCAGtaataaatggaaaatatcctcattatatttttcaaaaaaaagattataatAAACAGAATGCTGATAAAAGAACTGTTGATTATTTCACAGATACTAATATCCATCATTATGTTGCTTATGAGTATTATAAGGAAGACCGCACggaatttattataaacttaagaaacaaaaagaagCAAAACCTGGCTATGAGGGATTCCTTTGCCCCAATGGCCTATGGACAGGCCAATCCCCCTACCCAAAACCACACGGGGATGGGAGGAAGGAGCAGTGTAAGTGATGTAAAAGGCATAAACGACATACGCAGCATGCGCAGTAATAACCCTGGCAGTAGTGAACTGCGCTACAGAGTGCAAGGGGGAGAAGCGCCTGAAGGGGAAGAGGACAGGAATGCGTATGACAGCATCATCTTTTACATGGAAACGCTGAATGAGTTAAGAATAATCAACATTTTATACTCAGATGTATGTGATAAAGTAAATGAAGACAAATGTGGAGTCCTCGTGCACGTATGGAACCCATCGAAGGAAGCTGTTAAAGCAAGACTAAAATTacaatgtaatataaaatccGAGGGAAAATATACgagtgaaaaaaatttagtataTGATGAAGGGGTATatcaatttttgtttttttttcaagtacCTATAGAAACctttaaactttttaaaaattgtaatgtTTATGCTTATGGTGCTTTTAAGTTATATGATGTACAGACATATGTTGAACATAAAAAAGGATTTATTAGAaatcttttttatcataaaactaaaaatattagtaGTATGAAATTATACTCTGATGGGATAAGGAGATTCATTTGTTGTTCAGAACATACGGAAATTTGCAAAATTAAGAATATTCCTCATTGTACTGTTGACGAAACTTTAAACTTGTTAAatgttttcttctttatcttatttctaatatttgTTGTTATTGTCTTTCTCACtggaaataataacaaaagaaatagaatATCCAGTCAGGTTAATGCTGGAAGTAGCCAAAACTCCTCCGTAGATGATGACAAGGATAGCTGATATGCGGTTAGCACCTATACTTCTGGGAATAAGAagtgatattatatattgtaaatataattatttatataaaaatggatTACCCTCACGTACAAACAACTGCACACTACTTGCGCGAAGACACCCTATTCGACCGCTATATCAATATAGGTAAACTTTATTCAGATAGttatacatgcatattttacttatttgtGGAAATAGAAATCACTTAGAGGGGTGAAAAAGAGAACCTACAACACAGTGCTCATgagggaaataaaaaaaaaaaaaaaaaaaaaaaaaaaaaaaaagatagaaaaacaaatgaatatataaataaatatataactaaaattGTCAGCATTATGTCTACAGAGACATATATTTTGAGCACTCTGCCCCCATCCCCATCTCAAACTCGTCCCTGCTAAAATGTAGAAGGCCAAATGTAGCACCCTGTTACCCCATGCCAATATACTGTTGTTATGACGTCATTAAGACTTCAATATTATGTCAGTAAATTTGTTTCTTATCCGATTAATTTATTCTCACCTTCTCACCcttcttttctatttttttttttttttttgagtaaATTCATGTCCATTTTTTCACTTACATTACTTAGAGTAGCCGCCTACATATACATTACAAACagtccaaaaaaaaaaaaaaaaaaaaaaaaagacttaatttttctaaatatatcaataaattGTTCCATGTTAAACATTTCCACACCTGTACAGGTAACTCACAACTGAAagtatgcatttatattattcggTTTAAATGTTTCACGTAACTCTGCAAACGTGAAGGACCCATTTtgcataataaaatgttaaatgGTGTATATATGATTAAAGAGAACAGTAACTATAATACTCCTTTTGCACATCCACGAGGAGTCTGAAAGTGGGATCCAGTGGATGaaaagcgaaaaaaaaaaaaagaaacactTACAAggacaattattttttttttttccccccccCAGATGTTTCTACGGGTACCCTTATTCCTTCTATATAGCCAATTACAGGTGAAGTACTTCACTCTTATGCTTTTATTCTAAAATGTTGTTGCAACATCGTTCAGCATGCACGcgtacaaatatgtatacatatatgcgtatacatatacgtagaCATATACATTATGACTGccacaatttttaaaaaaaatgcatttaaGCTGAATGTTTTTGATCCTCTTTCGTTCGCTCATCCAGGTTcccatttttttctctagAGCTACTGTTCACACGGATCAAATGAGTGGATATGTTTTGCTATATTCTGGCATATTTTGAAACATTTTGTTATGTTATGTTACACTTTGATATATCatgttatattttgctaaATTTGCtgcattttgttttattttatttttcggAAAAAGGAGACAACCTTCTTTGGAGATAACCCCTTGTGTGGCGCAAGGAATAggatgaagaaaaataaaaaatatggttaaaataatttctaaCTGTTCTCTTAAACTTTTGTTCTGTCAAATGCCTTTGAGAGGTATATATTACTCACATTAAGaagttttaaatatattttttatattttttgaaaattatttatttttaaaaatgtgcaTGCAGACTTAACATTAACGTGcgattaacttttttttattttatttttttttttaaatatggaCTTGGTTACATGTGAGAGCAAGTActgttataaataaataaataaatatgtacacatatcaatatatgtgtatttatgAGTATTTACAtctatttacatatatttatgtctATATACTGCTATTTACGTAAATTTACATGCGTTTGTATGGGATAATTCCCCTTTAATGTTGTTGTTTTCTCTTGCTTGAGCTCTTGTTCTTCAAGTAAACTTCTCGATATAACCTCACACGACATACAACAGTTGTTCCTGTGGCTTCATATTTAATCTAGATTTCCAATTATCCACTCTACATCTTATACTTTGCTTCTTCTCCACTTCCCATCTTCTACTCCCCCTCATTTTTCTCCATTTTTCCCGTTTACCAACCCGTCAAGCGCGTAATAGCCATTTtagttattatataaaaatatacgtttaaagccaactttttttttttttttttttttcttaaatagtAGACAATAATAATGGGAACACAGGGGAGCCTTTCTTCACCTTCCTCCACAATTTACGATTCCACATGCATATCCAAGGAGAGTACGGAGGAGAGGGATGATACCCCCCCTTCCTCTGAGTATAAAAGAAGTGATAAGAATTGGTTTGCagttgaaaatataaaactccgaaataaaataaaacat
The window above is part of the Plasmodium malariae genome assembly, chromosome: 10 genome. Proteins encoded here:
- the PmUG01_10035000 gene encoding conserved Plasmodium protein, unknown function, whose product is MTSNTPKYNKGLKKEEAPPYGEVLVKCAEDENCDYQTKIKVNIGNNQRILLLIRHYKEEYYLIIHQHKLIVAYPMYYTGIAPEKSIYSYKGFYERGDDDFDKQNKRGHDRCMKYEMNLHERSSIPVFKGFNDKSFSMCCSCFDIPFAYENINTVYPDFPKDMRLECPTDNRWNRKLFKERLVSIKRSVRHLLPFYAIFRFKKEVKLYLIFNITIIKKEKSFSDYYNLYEEKTNLTATSYRYVLDELTNFMNIYDNNKIVSISYSSSAFDDIIIPKFYNNYLLYPFYPEELYNIKYDTLDYGCSYNIADKFECIESDESRCTYTESNCLKKTILIPRHYISQSSEEVCGIIGSNLNSSEKEQHCVAKHECIQNTVESYLNKAKEFTKGNEDIVTKLPVINGKYPHYIFQKKDYNKQNADKRTVDYFTDTNIHHYVAYEYYKEDRTEFIINLRNKKKQNLAMRDSFAPMAYGQANPPTQNHTGMGGRSSVSDVKGINDIRSMRSNNPGSSELRYRVQGGEAPEGEEDRNAYDSIIFYMETLNELRIINILYSDVCDKVNEDKCGVLVHVWNPSKEAVKARLKLQCNIKSEGKYTSEKNLVYDEGVYQFLFFFQVPIETFKLFKNCNVYAYGAFKLYDVQTYVEHKKGFIRNLFYHKTKNISSMKLYSDGIRRFICCSEHTEICKIKNIPHCTVDETLNLLNVFFFILFLIFVVIVFLTGNNNKRNRISSQVNAGSSQNSSVDDDKDS